From Mumia sp. ZJ1417:
TTCACGGGCGCCGTGGTCGGGCTCGTCGCCGGGCTGGTCGCGAGCGGCATGCGCCGCGTCGGCCGGTCTGACGGTGCCCGCCGGTAGGCTGGAGTCGCACATCCGGCGGCGGTGCCGTCGGTCGTACGACACGTGAGGACGTCCCGGTGTTCGGTGATGATTTCGGCGGGCTCGGCCAGCCAGGTGGCGGCATGCCCGACATGTCTGCGCTGCTCGAGCAGGCCCAGAAGATGCAGGAGCAGCTGCTTGCCGCCAAGGAGGAGCTGAGCCGGGCCAGGGTCACGGGTGAGGCCGCCAGCGGGCTGGTCAAGGCCACCGTCACCGGCACCGGCGAGCTGATCTCGGTCGAGATCAAGCCTGAGGCCGTCGACCCGGACGACGCCGAGCTCCTCGGCGACATGGTCGTGGCCGCGGTCCGTGACGCCAACGACCAGGCCGAGCAGCTCGCGGCCGACAAGCTGGGCCCCTTCGCGGGTGGCTTCGGCGGTGGCGACGCCCTCGGTGGCGGCGGCGCTGCGGGCGCGCTCGGGTTCTGACGCATGTATGAAGGGGTCGTCCAAGACCTGATCGACGAGCTCGGCCGGCTCCCGGGCATCGGCCCGAAGAGCGCGCAGCGCATCGCCTTCTATCTCCTCGACGCCGACCCGGTCGACGTACGCCGCTTCGCCGAGGTCCTCACCGAGGTCAAGGAGAAGGTGCGGTTCTGCGCGATCTGCGGCAACGTCGCCGAGTCCGAGACGTGCCGCATCTGCGCGGATCCGCGGCGCGACGCTTCGGTGCTGTGCGTCGTCGAGGAGTCCAAGGACGTCGTCGCGATCGAGCGCACGCGTGAGTTCCGCGGGCGCTACCACGTCCTCGGAGGGGCGATCTCGCCGATCGATGGCCGCGGACCCGACGACCTGCGCATCAGGGAGCTCATGCAGCGCCTTTCCGATGATGCGATCACCGAGGTCATCCTCGCCACCGACCCCAACCTCGAGGGCGAGGCGACGGCGACCTATCTCACCCGCATGCTCAAGCCGCTGGGGTTGCGCGTGACGCGTCTGGCCAGTGGACTACCCGTAGGCGGTGACCTCGAGTACGCCGACGAGGTCACCCTCGGGCGTGCCTTCGAGGGACGCCGTACGGTCGACTGACGCTGGGCGGACTGACGGACGGAGGCACGGGTGAGCGAGACGACGGACGACGAGCTGGCGGCGGTGGGCAACGCGTTCGCCGAGGACGTCGAGGCCGTGCTCGAGGGGCTGCGCTCGCTCGACGGGATGACCGATCCCGAGGAGGTCGTCGCGGGCCTTCTCGTCGAGGTGAGCCGCGCGCTCACCATCGGGGCGCGGATGGCGGCGATGCCGCGCCTGGTCCCACCCGACCGCTACGAGCCGGACATCGGTCCCGACATCGATCTCGACGACGTCCGCGTCCGTCTGGCCTCGGTGCTCGACGGGTTCGACACGTACGTCGAGGTCTTCGACCCGTACGACGACCCGGCCGCGCCCGCGGCGTACCGGATCTCCGATGACGTCATCTCCCTTGCCGCCGCGCTCGCCCACGGCATGCAGCACGCGCGCGCCGGTCGTCCGATCGAGGCGCTGTGGTGGTGGCAGTTCTCGTTCCTGTCGTCGTGGGGCGGCGAGACGACGTCGGCGCTGCGCGCGCTCCAGTCGGTCATCTCCCGCGACCGCATCGTCGGCGCGACGCCTGCGATGTCGCCCGAGGAACCCCCGCCCGACGCGCTCTGACCGGCCGTTCGCTCGGGTACCCGAGCGAACGTGCACCGACCCCACTGTGCACAGTCGGGTCGGTGCGGCTCTGCTGGGGTACCCCAAGCGGCGTGCGCCTAGGCTCGACGCATGACGCAGACCGACCCGTACCTGTGGCTCGAGGATGTTGACGGCGACCAGGCGCTCGACTGGGTTCGCGCCCGCAACGCCGAGACGGCGACCGCGCTGGAGTCGAGCGAGGAGTTCCGTGCGACCGAGGCGCAGATCCGCGAGGTGCTGGACTCGGACGCCAAGATCCCGCCGATCGCCAAGGCCGGGGACTGGTACTACAACTTCTGGCGCGACGCGCAGCACGTACGAGGCGTCTGGCGGCGTACGACCTTGGCGTCTTACCGCACCGACGACCCCGAGTGGGACGTCCTCCTCGACCTCGACGCGCTCGCCGACGCCGAGGACGAGAACTGGGTCTGGCACGGCGCGGCGGTCCTTCGTACGGGGCCGCTCGCGTTCACCCGCGCGTTGATCTCGCTGTCGCGCGGCGGGTCCGACGCCGATATGACTCGCGAGTTCGACCTCGAGACGCGTGACTGGGTCGCCGACGGGTTCGTACGGCCTGAGGCCAAGGGCGACGTGAGCTGGATCGACGAAGACACGGTCTTCGTCGAGACCGACACGGGTCCGGGCTCGATGACGGAGTCCGGCTACCCGCGCATCGCCCGCCGGTGGCGACGCGGCGAGCCGCTCACGGAGTCGGAGATCGTCTTCGAGGGCGCTCACGAGGACCTGTCAATCGGTGCGTTCCACGACCGGACACCGGGGTTCGAGCGCGACTGGGTGGTCCGCGCGACGTCGTTCTACACGTCGGAGCGATACCTGGTCTCGACAGGCTCGACCGGCGGAGGGGCGGGCTCGACCCTCACCAAGCTCGACGTCCCCGACTCGTCCGAGACCAGCGTCAAGCGTGACCAGATGCTCGTCGAGCTGCGCGACGACTGGGAGGTCGGTGGGCGGTCGTACGAGGCGGGGTCGCTGCTCGCGATCAGCTTCGCGGCGTTCCTTGACGGCGCCCGCGACTTCACCGTGCTATACGAACCGACACCGACGAGCGCGCTGGCGGGCTACGCGTTCACGGCGAACCGCCTCGTGCTCGAGGTGATGACCGACGTCCGCAGCCGACTCGAGATCCTGACGCCTCCGGCCGCGCCCGGCGGCGAGTGGGACCGCGTCGACGCGCGTCACGTGCCCGAGCTCGGGACGCTGCAGGTCGGGCCGGTCGACGCCGACGCCGACGACGCGGTGTGGCTCTACACGACCGACTACCTGACGCCGACCACGCTCAGCCTGCTCGATCTCGGGCCGCGCGGCGTCAACGCGAAGCCGGTCCCGCTGAAGTCGATGCCGTCGTACTTCGACGCCGACGGCCTCGTCGTCGAGCAGCACTTCGCGGCCTCAGCCGACGGGACGCGCGTTCCGTACTTCGTGGTCCGCCCCGACGACCTCGCGTACGACGGCACGGCGCCGACGCTGCTCTACGGCTACGGCGGGTTCGAGATCTCGCTGACGCCTGCGTACTCCGGCGGGCTCGGGCGCGCCTGGCTGTCCGACGGAGGCGTGTACGTCGTGGCGAACATCCGCGGCGGCGGTGAGTACGGTCCGACCTGGCACCAGGCGGCGCTGCGCGACCAACGGCACCGCGCGTACGAGGACTTCGCGGCGGTGGCGCGCGACCTCGTCGAGCGCAAGATCACCTCGCCGGAGCACCTCGGAGCGATGGGCGGCTCGAACGGCGGGCTGCTCACCGGCAACATGCTCACGCAGTACCCCGAGCTGTTCGGCGCCGTCGTCATCCAGGTCCCGCTGCTCGACATGCAGCGCTACCACCTGCTGCTCGCGGGCGCGTCGTGGATCGCGGAGTACGGCGACCCCGACTCGGGCGACTGGGAGTTCCTCGCGACGTTCTCGCCGTACCATCTGTTCGACGCCGATCGGCCGTACCCGCCGGTGCTCTTCACGACCTCGACCCGCGACGACCGGGTGCACCCGGGGCACGCGCGCAAGATGGCGGCGAAGATGCTCGAGGCGGGCAAGGACGTGACCTACTACGAGAACATCGAGGGCGGTCACGGCGGCGCAGCCAACAACGCGCAGGCGGCGCACATGTCGGCGCTGGCGTACCGGTTCCTCTGGTCCCGCCTCACCTGACGCCCGCGCGTCACTGCGCGCGCAGTCGCAAGTCACGCCGGTACGCTGCCGAGCATGACCACGACCCCGCCTCCGGCCCGCGACGGAATCGGCGCGAAGGCGCTCACGTTCCTCAAGCAGCGCTGGCTCCCGCTCGTGCTGCTGGTGGTGGCGATCGTGTTCGTGTTCCAGAACCGCGACGACACCACGATCAGCTTCCTGTTCCTCGAGTGGACCTCGCCGCTGTGGTTCACGCTGGCACTCGTGCTCGTCGTCGGGATCGCGATCGGCTGGGCGCTGCGCGGCCGCCGCGGCAAGCCTTAAGCCGTACGACCGCGCGACGCTCCGACGCGCGCCCTGTCCCACCCTGACCGACAATCGCCCGTAGAGCGGACCGGGGGGTGCGATGGCGGAGCGTGAGGCGGAGACGGCGGATGTCGACAGCCTTCCGTCGGCGCGGGTCTGGACGATCTTCGGCGGGCTGATGCTCGCGATGCTCCTCGCCGCGCTGGACCAGACCATCGTGTCGACGGCGTTGCCGACGATCGTGCAGGACCTCGGTGGTGGCGAGCACCTTTCGTGGGTCGTCACCGCGTACATGCTCGCCTCCACCGTCACCACGATGCTGTGGGGCAAGCTCGGCGACCTGTACGGACGCAAGAGCCTGTTCATCATCTGCATCCTGATCTTCCTGGCGGGCTCGGCGCTCGCCGGGACGTCGCAGACGATGGGCCAGCTCGTCGCGTGGCGCGCCTTGCAGGGTGTCGGCGGCGGCGGGCTGATGGTCCTGTCGCAGGCGATCATCGGCGACGTCGTCTCGCCACGGGAGCGTGGCCGCTACCAAGGCGCCTTCGGGGCGGTGTTCGGGGTAGCCAGCGTGGCGGGGCCGCTGCTCGGTGGATTCTTCGTCGACAACCTGTCGTGGGAGTGGGTCTTCTACATCAACCTCCCGCTCGGCGCGGTCGCCCTGGTGGTCGTGACCGCTGTCCTGCCGCGCATCCGCCCGGACCGCGACGCGCACATCGACTACGCCGGCATCGTCCTGATCGGGACGGTCGCGACCGCCATCGTCCTGGTCACCAGCCTCGGCGGATCGACGTGGGGATGGAACTCGCCGGAGGTGTGGGGCTGCGTGGTGCTCGCGGTGGTCGCCCTCGTCGCGTTCGTCTTCGTCGAGCAGCGCGCGCCGGAGCCGGTGCTGCCGCTGCGGCTCTTCGCTAACCGGGTCTTCACCACGACCTCTGGCGTCGGGTTCGTCATCGGCTTCGCGATGTTCGGCGCGATCACCTACCTGCCGCTCTACCTCCAGCAGATCAAGGGCTCGACCCCGACCGAGTCGGGGCTGGAGATGCTGCCGATGATGCTGGGTCTGCTCCTGACCTCGATCGGCAGCGGGCAGCTGATCTCGCACACGGGTCGCTACAAGGTCTTCCCGATCGTCGGGACGGCGGTCACCGCCGTCGGCCTCTACCTCCTCTCGCTCATGGATCGCGAGACCTCGACGCTGCAGTCCTCGGCGAGCATGTTCGTGCTCGGCCTGGGTCTCGGCATGGTGATGCAGGTCCTCGTGCTCGCCGTCCAGAACGCCGTGGAATACCGGGACCTCGGCACCGCCACGTCCGGTGCGACGTTCTTCCGTACGATCGGCAGCTCGGTCGGAGTCGCCGCGTTCGGCGCCGTCCTCACCAGCTCGCTGGGCAACGCACTCGCGCGGGACACCCCGTCCACGGCGACCGGCGCCTGCAGCGGTGATGCGCTGAAGGAGTCCGCGCTCGCGATCAGGCGGTGCCCGCCGGAGGTGCAGTCGTGGTTCCTCGACGGGTACGCGAACGCCATCCACGTCGTGTTCCTCGCAGCGGTCCCGATCGCGCTGATCGCGTTCGCCCTCACATGGTTCATCCCGGAGGTCCGGCTGCGGCGGTCCACCGGACGTACGGGCGCCGGTGACGCCACCGGCGAGTCGTTCGCACTGCCCTCGGGGCGGACGTCGCTGGAGGAGTTGCGCCTCATCCTGTGGCGCCGGGTCGGGCGGCAGGACCCGTTGCGGGCATACGAGATCCTCGTGCGCGACCTCGATCTCGCGCTGGAGCCGGAGGAGTGCTGGATGGTCACACGCGCGTCGCTCAAGGGGCCACGGTCGATCGCGACCATGGCGCAGCGGGCCGACGCCCCGCCCGAGACCGTACGCCGCGTCGCGGAGTCGCTGGCCTCGCACGGTCTGGTCAGCGTCGTCGGCGACACGGTCACGGCGACACCGGACGGCCATGCCGCGGCCGAGCGGATCCGTGCGCACGAGCGGGCGCGTCTGCAGCACTACATCGACGAGTGGGGGCCCGAGCCCGAGGTCGAGGAGCTGGTCGAGGAGCTGACCGAGCAGCTCCTCGCCGACGATCGGTCCACAGCAGGCCGCGGAAGGTGACCCGGGGGCCGTGGAAACCGACCCGGGGGCCGTGGAAACCGACCCGGGGGCCGCCGAAACCGACCCGGTTAGGAGGTGCGGCGGCGGAAGAGGCGCGCTGATGTCACCGCCGACGCCACGAGGATCAGCGTGCACCAGCCGAGCGCCCACCACGCCTGGTCGCCGATCTCGGTGCCCATCCACAGTCCGCGCAGCGTCTCGATGATCGGGGTCATCGGCTGGTGCTCAGCAAACCCGCGCAGCGCCGCCGGCAGCGTATCGGCCGGGACGAACGCCGTGCTGACGTAGGGCAGGAACGCGAGCACCATCGTGAAGGCGTTGGCGGCATCCTTGCTGCGCGCGAGCAGACCGACCGTCGCCGCGAGCCACGAGATCGCGAGAACGAAGGCGGCCAGGATGCCGATCGCGGCGAACCACTCGAGAGGGCCCGCGCTCGGTCGCCAGCCGATCAGCAGCGCGACGGCGATGACGAGCGTGGTCGCGATCGCGTTGCGGGCGACGCTGGCCACGACGTGGCCGACGACCACGGACCCCGCGGCGATCGGCATCGAGCGGAACCGGTCGACGATGCCGTTCGTCATGTCGTCCGCGACCGCCACCGCTGTCGTCCCGGCCCCGAAGCCGGCGCACAGCAGGATGATCCCCGGCACCACGTAGTCCACGTACGAGCCGCCGGTCGACATCGCACCCCCGAACACGTAGACGAACAGCAGCATCAGCGCCACCGGCAGCGTGAGCGCGGTGAAGAACGCCTCGGGGTCACGCATCGAGCGGGTCAGCCCGCGCCGGATCATCACGCGCGAGTCGAGGACGGTGTCGGTGACCCGGGCCCTCGTGGCGGTCGTGGTGGTGCTCATCGGTGGGCCTCCAGGGTCGGTGCGGTGAGGGTGAGGAAGACGTCGTCGAGGCTCGGTGCGTGCATGCCGACCCGATGGGGCAACGCGTCCGCGGCTGCGAGCGTGTCGAGCAGCACTCGCAGGGAGTCGGGGGTGCCGTTGCTGGGGACGTCGAGGGTGAGGAGCACGGGATCGGCGGTGACCTCGGTCGTACGGAGTGCGGCGCGCGCGGCCTCGTACCGGGCCCCGTCGCCGTAGGACAGGCGGACGACCTCGCCGGCGACCTGCGTCTTGAGCTCCTCGGGCGTGCCTTCCGCGACGATCAGGCCCCCGTCGAGGACGGAGATGCGGTCCGCGAGCTGGTCGGCCTCCTCCAGGTACTGCGTGGTGAGGAGCACCGTGACAC
This genomic window contains:
- a CDS encoding YbaB/EbfC family nucleoid-associated protein, giving the protein MFGDDFGGLGQPGGGMPDMSALLEQAQKMQEQLLAAKEELSRARVTGEAASGLVKATVTGTGELISVEIKPEAVDPDDAELLGDMVVAAVRDANDQAEQLAADKLGPFAGGFGGGDALGGGGAAGALGF
- the recR gene encoding recombination mediator RecR encodes the protein MYEGVVQDLIDELGRLPGIGPKSAQRIAFYLLDADPVDVRRFAEVLTEVKEKVRFCAICGNVAESETCRICADPRRDASVLCVVEESKDVVAIERTREFRGRYHVLGGAISPIDGRGPDDLRIRELMQRLSDDAITEVILATDPNLEGEATATYLTRMLKPLGLRVTRLASGLPVGGDLEYADEVTLGRAFEGRRTVD
- a CDS encoding DUF5063 domain-containing protein, which codes for MSETTDDELAAVGNAFAEDVEAVLEGLRSLDGMTDPEEVVAGLLVEVSRALTIGARMAAMPRLVPPDRYEPDIGPDIDLDDVRVRLASVLDGFDTYVEVFDPYDDPAAPAAYRISDDVISLAAALAHGMQHARAGRPIEALWWWQFSFLSSWGGETTSALRALQSVISRDRIVGATPAMSPEEPPPDAL
- a CDS encoding prolyl oligopeptidase family protein — its product is MTQTDPYLWLEDVDGDQALDWVRARNAETATALESSEEFRATEAQIREVLDSDAKIPPIAKAGDWYYNFWRDAQHVRGVWRRTTLASYRTDDPEWDVLLDLDALADAEDENWVWHGAAVLRTGPLAFTRALISLSRGGSDADMTREFDLETRDWVADGFVRPEAKGDVSWIDEDTVFVETDTGPGSMTESGYPRIARRWRRGEPLTESEIVFEGAHEDLSIGAFHDRTPGFERDWVVRATSFYTSERYLVSTGSTGGGAGSTLTKLDVPDSSETSVKRDQMLVELRDDWEVGGRSYEAGSLLAISFAAFLDGARDFTVLYEPTPTSALAGYAFTANRLVLEVMTDVRSRLEILTPPAAPGGEWDRVDARHVPELGTLQVGPVDADADDAVWLYTTDYLTPTTLSLLDLGPRGVNAKPVPLKSMPSYFDADGLVVEQHFAASADGTRVPYFVVRPDDLAYDGTAPTLLYGYGGFEISLTPAYSGGLGRAWLSDGGVYVVANIRGGGEYGPTWHQAALRDQRHRAYEDFAAVARDLVERKITSPEHLGAMGGSNGGLLTGNMLTQYPELFGAVVIQVPLLDMQRYHLLLAGASWIAEYGDPDSGDWEFLATFSPYHLFDADRPYPPVLFTTSTRDDRVHPGHARKMAAKMLEAGKDVTYYENIEGGHGGAANNAQAAHMSALAYRFLWSRLT
- a CDS encoding LapA family protein → MTTTPPPARDGIGAKALTFLKQRWLPLVLLVVAIVFVFQNRDDTTISFLFLEWTSPLWFTLALVLVVGIAIGWALRGRRGKP
- a CDS encoding MDR family MFS transporter, with the protein product MAEREAETADVDSLPSARVWTIFGGLMLAMLLAALDQTIVSTALPTIVQDLGGGEHLSWVVTAYMLASTVTTMLWGKLGDLYGRKSLFIICILIFLAGSALAGTSQTMGQLVAWRALQGVGGGGLMVLSQAIIGDVVSPRERGRYQGAFGAVFGVASVAGPLLGGFFVDNLSWEWVFYINLPLGAVALVVVTAVLPRIRPDRDAHIDYAGIVLIGTVATAIVLVTSLGGSTWGWNSPEVWGCVVLAVVALVAFVFVEQRAPEPVLPLRLFANRVFTTTSGVGFVIGFAMFGAITYLPLYLQQIKGSTPTESGLEMLPMMLGLLLTSIGSGQLISHTGRYKVFPIVGTAVTAVGLYLLSLMDRETSTLQSSASMFVLGLGLGMVMQVLVLAVQNAVEYRDLGTATSGATFFRTIGSSVGVAAFGAVLTSSLGNALARDTPSTATGACSGDALKESALAIRRCPPEVQSWFLDGYANAIHVVFLAAVPIALIAFALTWFIPEVRLRRSTGRTGAGDATGESFALPSGRTSLEELRLILWRRVGRQDPLRAYEILVRDLDLALEPEECWMVTRASLKGPRSIATMAQRADAPPETVRRVAESLASHGLVSVVGDTVTATPDGHAAAERIRAHERARLQHYIDEWGPEPEVEELVEELTEQLLADDRSTAGRGR
- a CDS encoding ABC transporter permease, which gives rise to MSTTTTATRARVTDTVLDSRVMIRRGLTRSMRDPEAFFTALTLPVALMLLFVYVFGGAMSTGGSYVDYVVPGIILLCAGFGAGTTAVAVADDMTNGIVDRFRSMPIAAGSVVVGHVVASVARNAIATTLVIAVALLIGWRPSAGPLEWFAAIGILAAFVLAISWLAATVGLLARSKDAANAFTMVLAFLPYVSTAFVPADTLPAALRGFAEHQPMTPIIETLRGLWMGTEIGDQAWWALGWCTLILVASAVTSARLFRRRTS